A single region of the Zootoca vivipara chromosome 2, rZooViv1.1, whole genome shotgun sequence genome encodes:
- the LOC132591669 gene encoding zinc finger protein 91-like → MGIRKKSLKFMECGKREDKQFKIMECGKSFTDSGTLRKHQRTHTGEKPFKCMECGKSFGWSSSLRIHKHTHTGEKPYECMACGKSFSQIGHLRNHQRTHTGEKPYQCRECGKSFTDSGTFRKHQQTHTGEKPFICMECGKSFTQSGHLRIHQRTHTGEKPFKCVECGKSFIDSGTLRKHQRTHTGEKPFNCMECGKSFTVSGTLRKHQQTHTGEKPFKCMECGKSFTDSRTLRIHQRTHTGEKPFECMECGKSFTYSGSLRKHQRTHTGEKPFKCMECGKSFIDSGTLRIHQRTHTGEKPFKCMECGKSFTRSGYLNSHNQTHIGEKPFKCKDCGKNFTDSGTFRRHKATHTGDKPFTCMECGKRFRQSGSLRIHERVHTGEKPFNCMECGKSFNYSRELIRHQWTHTGEKPFKCMECGKSFIDSRTLRIHHQTHTGEKLFECMECGKRFSVSETLRIHQWTHTGDKPFKCMECGKSFSWSGSLGKHQRTHTGEKPFKCMECGKCFIEGGKLRRHQRSHTGEKPFKCMECGKCFSRGGDLNFHHQTHTGEKPFKCMECGKSFSRSGQLRIHQRTHTGEKPFKCMDCGKSFTTSRNLRIHQWTHTGEKPFKCMDCGRSFTTSRNLIIHQWTHTGEKPFKCMECGKSFSQNGDLRNHQRTHTGEKPFKCMECGKSFTWCRTLRIHKLSHTGEKSFKCIECGKSFSESGNLRNHQRTHTGEKPFKCMECGTCFSMSGHLRKHQRTHTGEKPFECMECGKSFSQSGNLRKHQRTHTGEKPLKCIECGKSFSQSGELRIHQRTHTGEKPFKCMECGKSFSESGNLRNHQRTHTGEKPFKCMECGKRFSQSGTLRRHRRTHTGEKPFKCMECGKSFSESGNLRNHQRTHTGEKPFKCMECGTCFSRSDKLNLHNQTHTGEKPFECILCGKSFSRSGTLRIHQRSHTGEKPFKCMECGKSFSESGNLKP, encoded by the coding sequence ATGGGAATAAGAAAGAAATCATTGAAAttcatggagtgtggaaagagagaggataaacaatttaaaattatggagtgtggaaagagcttcactgacagtggaacacttagaaaacatcaacggactcacactggggagaaaccatttaaatgcatggagtgtggaaaaagctttggTTGGAGTTCAAGCCTTCgtatacataaacacacacacacaggggagaaaccatatgaatgtatggcgtgtggaaagagtttcagtcagattggacaccttagaaaccatcaacgaacccacacaggggaaaaaccatatcaatgtagggagtgtggaaagagcttcactgatagtggaacatttagaaaacatcaacaaactcacacaggggagaaaccatttatatgcatggaatgtgggaagagcttcactcagagtggacaccttagaattcatcaacggactcacacgggggagaaaccatttaaatgcgtggaatgtgggaagagctttattgacagtggaacacttcgaaaacatcaacggactcacacgggggagaaaccatttaactgtatggaatgtggaaagagcttcactgtcagtggaacacttagaaaacatcaacagactcacactggggagaaaccatttaaatgcatggaatgtggaaagagctttactgATAgtagaacacttagaattcatcaacggactcacacaggggaaaaaccatttgaatgtatggagtgtggaaagagcttcacttacaGTGGATCACTAAGAAaacaccaacggactcacacgggggagaagccatttaaatgcatggagtgcggaaagagcttcatcgacagtggaacacttagaattcatcaacggactcacacaggggaaaaaccatttaaatgcatggaatgtgggaagagcttcactcgGAGTGGATACCTGAATTCACATAATCAAACTCACataggggaaaaaccatttaaatgcaaggactgtggaaagaacttcactgatagtggaacatttagaagacataaAGCAACTCACACAGGTGATAAACCATTTacatgcatggaatgtgggaagCGCTTCAGACAGAGTGGAAGCCTTAGAATCCATGAACgggttcacacaggggagaaaccatttaactgtatggagtgtggaaagagcttcaattaTAGTCGTGAACTAATAAgacatcaatggactcacacaggggagaaaccatttaaatgcatggaatgtggaaagagctttattgaTAGTAGAACACTTAGAATCcatcatcaaactcacacaggggaaaaactatttgaatgtatggagtgtggaaagagattcagtgtAAGTGAAACACTTAGAAtccatcaatggactcacacaggggataaaccatttaaatgcatggagtgtggaaagagcttcagttggagtgGATCACTAGGAAAACACCAACGGacacacacgggggagaaaccctttaaatgcatggagtgtggaaagtgcttcattgAGGGTGGAaaacttagaagacatcaacggagtcacacaggagagaaaccatttaaatgcatggaatgtggaaagtgctttagTCGTGGTGGAGACCTGAATTTTCATCatcagactcacacaggagagaaaccatttaaatgcatggagtgtggaaagagcttcagtcgcagtggacagcttagaattcatcaacggactcacacaggggagaaaccatttaaatgcatggactgtggaaagagcttcactactagtcgaaaccttagaattcatcaatggactcacacaggggagaaaccatttaaatgcatggactgtggaaggagcttcactaCTAGTCGAAACCTTATAattcatcaatggactcacacaggagagaaaccatttaaatgcatggagtgtggaaagagcttcagtcagaatggagaccttagaaaccatcaacggactcacacaggagagaaaccatttaaatgtatggagtgtggaaagagcttcacttggtgtagaacacttagaattcataaactgagtcacacaggagagaaatcatttaaatgcattgagtgtggaaagagcttcagtgagagtggaaaccttagaaaccatcaacggactcacacaggagagaaaccatttaaatgcatggaatgtggaacaTGCTTCAGTatgagtggacaccttagaaagcatcaacggactcacacaggagagaaaccatttgaatgtatggagtgtggaaagagcttcagccagagtggaaaccttagaaaacatcaacggactcacacgggagagaaaccattaaaatgcatagagtgtggaaagagcttcagtcagagtggagagcttagaattcatcaacggactcacacaggggagaaaccatttaaatgcatggagtgtggaaagagcttcagtgagagtggaaaccttagaaaccatcaacggactcacacaggagagaaaccatttaaatgcatggagtgcggaaagagattcagtcagagtggaacactaagaagacatcgacggactcacacaggggagaaaccatttaaatgcatggagtgtggaaagagcttcagtgagagtggaaaccttagaaaccatcaacggactcacacaggagagaaaccatttaaatgcatggaatgtggaacaTGCTTCAGTAGGAGTGACAAGCTgaatttacataatcaaactcacacaggggaaaaaccctttGAATGTATactgtgtggaaagagcttcagtcggagtggaacacttagaattcatcaacggagtcacacaggggagaaaccatttaaatgcatggagtgtggaaagagcttcagtgagagtggaaacctgaaaccttag
- the LOC118078714 gene encoding uncharacterized protein LOC118078714: protein MARTCTADYLGTRIGRGGHRWGPPAGTSALCTALAFVFCSCLTLPSIIGAKDEGDRPFYTLSGGQRLSPGLNHHCTWRHRVATLNMAALHQEVSAGHNRLRRAAILQKNHRPDSYHSIWNDNTYVKDISRFAELLNYSDCWVCLHIPPQSSHSGILLHGIPINDSYKISNNMKDNHTSSPPVILSLLETAPRCFRFNHNSSRFLGHYPYCNWTYEYVNGSSCFLNVTTQSGRPKVTINNVTRYMTYYQQATCRDFHSWFDWMKKSWRATCVLQQNLWLLCGKKAYKEISSAFPGTCTLGVVIPLVYKLDALPRTRLRNKREVNVPITQYTGTQIARSIFPLVGVAMNYRDLHRLANWAEALFNATIKGMKLITTELQEVREVTLQNTYLCMCKIMVLT from the coding sequence ATGGCGCGGACCTGTACCGCTGATTACCTGGGGACGCGGATAGGCCGCGGTGGACATCGATGGGGACCCCCTGCGGGTACCAGCGCGCTGTGTACGGCTCTGGCGTTCGTCTTctgcagttgcctcaccttgcccaGCATCATTGGTGCCAAAGACGAAGGAGACAGACCTTTCTACACTCTTTCTGGAGGACAGCGCCTGTCACCCGGTCTGAACCATCATTGCACCTGGCGACACCGTGTTGCAACCTTAAATATGGCTGCACTCCATCAAGAAGTATCTGCAGGCCATAATCGCCTTCGGCGAGCTGCCATTTTACAGAAGAATCACAGACCTGACTCTTATCATTCCATATGGAATGATAATACCTATGTGAAGGATATTTCTCGATTTGCGGAATTGCTTAATTATTCTGATTGTTGGGTTTGTTTGCATATTCCCCCGCAGTCAAGTCACTCGGGTATATTATTGCATGGTATTCCAATCAATGATTCTTATAAAATTAGTAATAATATGAAAGATAATCATACTAGTTCGCCCCCCGTTATATTATCCTTATTAGAAACTGCTCCACGATGTTTTCGTTTTAATCATAATAGTAGTAGATTTTTAGGTCATTATCCTTATTGTAATTGGACTTATGAATATGTTAATGGTAGCTCTTGTTTTCTCAATGTCACTACCCAAAGCGGCAGGCCCAAGGTAACGATTAATAATGTTACCAGATACATGACATATTACCAACAGGCTACATGCCGTGATTTTCATTCATGGTTTGATTGGATGAAGAAGAGTTGGAGAGCCACATGCGTGTTACAACAAAatctgtggcttttgtgtggtaaGAAAGCATACAAAGAGATTTCCTCTGCTTTTCCGGGGACTTGCACTCTGGGGGTAGTGATACCACTGGTGTATAAGTTAGATGCCCTTCCACGCACCCGCTTGCGCAATAAACGTGAGGTCAATGTCCCTATAACACAATATACTGGTACACAGATAGCTCGCAGCATTTTTCCTTTGGTAGGAGTAGCAATGAATTATAGAGATTTGCATCGCTTAGCAAATTGGGCAGAGGCTTTGTTTAATGCAACAATTAAAGGCATGAAATTGATCACTACAGAATTACAGGAGGTTCGTGAAGTCACGCTCCAAAATACATACCTATGTATGTGCAAGATAATGGTCCTAACATAA
- the LOC132591671 gene encoding zinc finger protein 208-like: MEFGKSFTDSGTLRKLQRTHTGEKPFKCMECGKSFSQSGKLRNHQRSHTGEKPFKCKECGKSFHASGKLRNHQRTHTGEKPFKCMECGKSFSQSGNLRNHQRTHTGEKPFKCKECGKSFTASGKLRNHQWTHTGEKPFKCMECGKSFSQSGNLRKHQRTHTGEKPFKCKECGKSFTDSGTLRNHQRIHIEEKPFKCMECGKSFSQSGNLRIHQRTHTGEKPFKCMECGKSFTRSGQLRNHQRTHTGEKPFKCMECGKSFTWSGILRIHQWTHTGVKPFKCMECGKSFSRSGLLRIHQRTHTGVKPFKCMECGKCFRQSGQLRNHQRTHTGEKPFKCMECGKSFSQSGNLRNHQRTHTGEKPFKCKECGKSFTASGNLRNHQRIYTGEKPFECMECGKRFTESGALRKHQRIHTGEKPFKCKECGKSFTDSGTLRNHQRIHIEEKPFKCMECGKSFSQSGNLRIHQRTHTGEKPFKCMECGKSFTRSGQLRNHQRTHTGEKPFKCMECGKSFTWSGILRIHQWTHTGVKPFKCMECGKSFSRSGLLRIHQRTHTGVKPFKCMECGKCFRQSGQLRNHQRTHTGEKPFKCLECGKSYSQSGDLNSHHRTHTGEKPFECMECGKSFTESGALRIHQRSHTGEKPFKCMECGKSFTIIGNLRRHQRTHTGEKPFKCMECGKSCSQRGDLIIHQRTHTGDKPFKCMECGRSFTIIGNLRRHQRTHTGEKPFKCMECGKSCSESGELNSHHQTHTGEDPFKCMECGKSFSKSGNLRNHQRIYTGEKPFECMECGKRFTESGALRKHQRIHTGEKPFKCMECGKSFSTRGNLNSHNQTHTGEEPLKCMECGKSFTESGALRNHQLIHTGEKPFKCIECGKSFAASGKLRTHQRTHTGEKPFKCMECGKSFSHSGNLRNHQRIHTGEKPFECMECGKRFTESGTLRKHQRIHTGEKPFECMKCGKSFSQSGKLRNHQWSHTGEKPFKCMECGKSFSTPGNLNSHNQTHTEDKPLKCMECGKSFTESGALRNHQRIHTGEKPFKCMDCGKSFSQSGHLRNHQRIHTGEKPFKCMDCGKSFTDSGTHRKHQRTHTGEKPFKCMECGKSFSQSGDLNLHHRTHTGEKPFKCMGCGKSFSTRGNLNSHHRTHTGEKLFKCIECGKSFSQSGILSKHHQSHKGKTT; this comes from the coding sequence atggagtttgggaagagcttcactgacagcggaacacttagaaaacttcaacggactcacacaggggagaaaccctttaaatgcatggagtgtggaaagagcttcagtcagagtggaaaacttagaaaccatcaacggagtcacacaggggagaaaccatttaaatgcaaggagtgtggaaagagcttccatgctagtggaaaacttagaaaccatcaacggactcacacaggggagaaaccctttaaatgcatggagtgtggaaagagcttcagtcagagtggaaaccttagaaaccatcaacggactcacacaggggagaaaccatttaaatgcaaggagtgtggaaagagcttcactgctagtggaaaacttagaaaccatcaatggactcacacaggggagaaaccctttaaatgcatggagtgtggaaagagcttcagtcagagtggaaaccttagaaaacatcaacggactcacacaggggagaaaccatttaaatgcaaggagtgtggaaagagcttcactgacagtggaacacttagaaaccatcaacggattcacatagaggagaaaccctttaaatgcatggagtgtggaaagagcttcagtcagagtggaaaccttagaattcatcaacggactcacacaggggagaaaccatttaaatgcatggagtgtggaaagagcttcactcggaGTGGACagcttagaaaccatcaacggactcacacaggggagaaaccctttaaatgcatggagtgtggaaagagcttcacttggaGTGGAatccttagaattcatcaatggactcacacaggagttaaaccatttaaatgcatggagtgtggaaagagcttcagtaggagtggactccttagaattcatcaacggactcacacaggagttaaaccatttaaatgcatggaatgtggaaagtgcttcaggcaGAGTGGACagcttagaaaccatcaacggactcacacaggggagaaaccctttaaatgcatggagtgtggaaagagcttcagtcagagtggaaaccttagaaaccatcaacggactcacacaggggagaaaccatttaaatgcaaggagtgtggaaagagcttcactgctagtggaaaccttagaaaccatcaacggatttacacaggggagaaaccatttgaatgcatggagtgtgggaagcgCTTTACtgaaagtggagcacttagaaagcatcaacggattcacacaggggagaaaccatttaaatgcaaggagtgtggaaagagcttcactgacagtggaacacttagaaaccatcaacggattcacatagaggagaaaccctttaaatgcatggagtgtggaaagagcttcagtcagagtggaaaccttagaattcatcaacggactcacacaggggagaaaccatttaaatgcatggagtgtggaaagagcttcactcggaGTGGACagcttagaaaccatcaacggactcacacaggggagaaaccctttaaatgcatggagtgtggaaagagcttcacttggaGTGGAatccttagaattcatcaatggactcacacaggagttaaaccatttaaatgcatggagtgtggaaagagcttcagtaggagtggactccttagaattcatcaacggactcacacaggagttaaaccatttaaatgcatggaatgtggaaagtgcttcaggcaGAGTGGACagcttagaaaccatcaacggactcacacaggagagaaaccatttaaatgcctggagtgtggaaagagctatagtcagagtggagacctgaattcacatcatcgaactcacacaggggagaaaccatttgaatgcatggagtgtggaaagagctttactgaaagtggagcacttagaattcatcaacggagtcacacaggggagaaaccatttaaatgcatggagtgtggaaagagcttcactattattggaaaccttagaagacatcaacggactcacacaggagaaaaaccatttaaatgcatggagtgtggaaagagctgtaGTCAGAGAGGAGACCTTataattcatcaacggactcacacaggagataaaccatttaaatgcatggaatgtggaaggagcttcactattattggaaaccttagaagacatcaacggactcacacgggggagaaaccatttaaatgcatggagtgtggaaagagctgcaGTGAgagtggagaactgaattcacatcatcaaactcacacaggggaggatccctttaaatgcatggagtgtggaaagagcttcagtaagagtggaaaccttagaaaccatcaacggatttacacaggggagaaaccatttgaatgcatggagtgtgggaagcgCTTTACtgaaagtggagcacttagaaagcatcaacggattcacacaggggagaaaccatttaaatgcatggagtgtggaaagagcttcagtacgcgTGGAAACCTGAATTCacataatcaaactcacacaggggaggaaccacttaaatgtatggaatgtgggaagagctttactgaaagtggagcacttagaaaccatcaactcattcacacaggggagaaaccatttaaatgcatagagtgtggaaagagcttcgctgctagtggaaaacttagaacccatcaacggactcacacaggggagaaaccctttaaatgcatggagtgtggaaagagcttcagtcacagtggaaaccttagaaaccatcaacggattcacacaggggagaaaccatttgaatgcatggagtgtgggaagcgCTTTACtgaaagtggaacacttagaaagcatcaacggattcacacaggggagaaaccatttgaatgcatgaagtgcggaaagagcttcagtcagagtggaaaacttagaaaccatcaatggagtcacacaggggagaaaccatttaaatgcatggagtgtggaaagagcttcagtacgccTGGAAACCTGAATTCacataatcaaactcacacagaGGACAAACcacttaaatgtatggaatgtgggaagagctttactgaaagtggagcacttagaaaccatcaacggattcacacaggggagaaaccatttaaatgcatggattgtggaaagagcttcagtcagagtggacaccttagaaatcatcaacggattcacacaggggagaaaccatttaaatgcatggattgtggaaagagcttcactgatagtggaacacatagaaaacatcaacggactcacacaggggagaaaccatttaaatgcatggagtgtggaaagagcttcagtcagagtggagacctgaatttacatcatcgaactcacacaggggagaaaccatttaaatgcatgggatgtggaaagagcttcagtacgcgTGGAAACCTGAATTCACAtcatcgaactcacacaggagagaaactatttaaatgcatagagtgtggaaagagcttcagtcagagtggaatcCTTAGCAAACACCACCAAAGTCACAAAGGGAAAACCACTTAA